In the Callospermophilus lateralis isolate mCalLat2 chromosome 7, mCalLat2.hap1, whole genome shotgun sequence genome, GGCCGAAGCCCGGCGGCGGCCCGGGCCTGAGTGCTCCCGGGGGCCACCCCAAGCCGCCGCACCGAGGAGGCGGGGAGCCCCGTGGGGGCCGCCAGCACCACCCGCCCTACCACCAGCAGCACCACCAGGGTCCCCCGCCCGGCGGGCCCGGCGGCCGCAGCGAGGAGAAGATCTCCGACTCGGAGGTGAGTCTCCAGCAGCGACCCGTCGGTTCCCCTAAGATGGCGGCGCCCCCCACCCCCCGTCGCCGCGCGAGCCTCCATTTTGTCGGCGGCCGGAAGGGCGCCTGCGCGCGGGGGCGGGGCGGTCCGGCGGGCGCGCGGCGTCGAGATCTCTGTTCCGCGGGGAGATTGGCTGCCAGCGCGTCTGGTGCCGGTGATGAGCCTTGGATCCAGTGTAGGGCACGTCCGGAGGTGTAGGGTTGGAGAGAATCGGGCTACTGTCACGTTTTTTGTCTCCTACGATTTAGATAAAAACTGACGGCCTGATATATATGTATCAGTGTATATGTACGTGTTGGTAGAGGGCTTCCGTTTTCAGGAGCATTCTGGATTGTTAGATACTCTTTAATGATAGGGCAGTGATTATGCCGGAAATCGCACAGATATAGTACGACATGATTGCGACTCTAGCGGACCAGAAAACCCTCGAAGAAAACATGCAGTTTAGAAAATGCAAGAATTTGTCATGGGTTTTCAATTTGCAGAGGTCACTGGTGTCTGAAAAttgatttcctttttttcattAGGGGTTTAAAGCTAACTTGTCTCTCTTGAGGAGGCCTGGAGAGAAAACCTACACACAGCGTTGTCGGTTGTTTGTTGGGAATCTCCCCGCTGATATCACAGAGGATGAATTCAAAAGACTATTTGCAAAATACGGAGAACCAGGAGAAGTTTTTATCAATAAAGGCAAAGGATTCGGATTTATTAAACTTGTGAGTATAATTTATTATATGTAGAATTAAAAGATGGGTtttctttgcttttgtttttcgcAGAACGCAAaaccagatagaataaattgttcTTTCAAAAAAAGTATTCTGTAGAGAGTAATTGTTGGTACCTAAGAGAAGAAAGGTGGTCGGGTGGGTAAGGTATAGTACTACCCTTAGTGGTGTCCCGGAGGGCTACCTGAGGGTAACATTTGAACTGAGTTGGAAGCAGTAGAAATTTGGTTTATAACAGTTTGAGAATGAGCATTAGCCAGTTATGAAGCCATTAACGTGAATGTTTTAATATTTGCAGGAATCTAGAGCCTTGGCTGAAATTGCCAAAGCTGAACTTGATGATACACCCATGAGAGGTAGACAGCTTCGGGTTCGCTTTGCCACACATGCTGCTGCCCTCTCTGTTCGTAATCTTTCACCTTATGTTTCCAATGAACTGTTGGAAGAAGCCTTTAGCCAGTTTGGTCCTATTGAAAGGGCTGTTGTAATTGTGGATGATCGTGGTAGATCTACAGGGAAAGGCATTGTTGAATTTGCTTCTAAACCAGCAGCAAGAAAAGCATTTGAACGATGCAGTGAAGGTGTTTTCCTACTGACAACGTAAGTTGTCTCTGGTTTACTCTAGTCATTTCTTATTTGTTACAACTTACAAGGATGTTCTATTAAAACTGGAACAAAGTTAAGATGAACCATTTTTTGTTATTAGAACTCCTCGTCCAGTCATTGTGGAACCACTTGAACAATTAGATGATGAAGATGGTCTTCCTGAAAAACTTGCACAGAAGAATCCAATGTATCAAAAGTAAGTTGAAAAGGAAACTTGCTCTAGTAATTTTTTCCAGTTTTGCTTAAAAGATATGAAATTTGCGGGTGGGATactggggatttgaacccaggggtgcttttatCTCTGAGTTGTGTTCCCAGCCCTAGTTTTTGTTTTGAGgctggggtcttgctaagttatttagggccttgctaggttgctgaggctggctttttaaGTTTGGAAAGTTAGGTTTCAAAGCTGTCATTTAAATGACTGTTTTTAATGTAGGTACTTTCACATGCAATCCTGTCATGTGCTTACAGTTGCATGAAATGCGTTTTCATGGATGGAAAATACAAGCCTGGCTAAGGAATTTGGCTAGAGGAAAACATTAGGAAGTGTGGGAGGCAGAATTTGTCTtccaaattttgaattgtatccctttttgtttttattttacatcTTAGTTTCTTACTCTTTATTAAATTGTTATAACTCACTGTTATGAATAGGAAGAACAGAATGAGAGAATAAGGGGTGCAGGAAATAGAAGGATGAGGAagtaggtttttttaaaaaattttttagttgttaatagatctttatttatatgtcgtgctgggaattgaacccagtgcctcacacatgccaggcaagtgtgctaccactgagccccaaccccaacccGGGGATGTAGTTTTTAATCTTTGTTTTTAGCAAGTGATAGGCTAGGGAAAAGatagaagtttttttttgttcttgttttttttttttttgcagtgctggggaccaaacccagtgTACATGTTGGGCAGATGCTCTACTACCAGCTGAGCTACTTCCCTAGTCAAAGATCTTTTTTTTGGaagtggaacaagtaatattgccTTTACAAATCCACAAATTGCTTCATGTTTAAATATTGTGTTATCAGGGAGAGAGAAACGCCACCTCGCTTTGCTCAGCATGGCACGTTTGAGTATGAATATTCTCAGAGGTGGAAGTCCTTGGATGAAATGGAAAAACAGCAAAGGGAACAAGTTGAAAAAAACATGAAGGATGCAAAAGACAAGTTGGAAAGTGAAATGGAAGATGCCTATCATGAGCATCAGGCAAACCTTTTGCGCCAAGGTAAAGGCCTTCCAAATTTTACTGGTAGGATCAGTTTATTGAGTTACCAGGATCTTTATTAATGTGATACCAAATAATACTTTCTATTGTTCAGATCTGATGAGACGCCAGGAAGAATTAAGACGAATGGAAGAACTTCACAATCAAGAAATGCAGAAACGTAAAGAAATGCAATTGAGGTAAAATACTGTTGATTCTTTGTTTTTGTACTCAATAGTCTGACATTTAGGAAACAGCGTACTCAGTTTTTCAGGTGATACGTGTCAGTGCTCAAAATCAAACTTAAGGATATCAAgttttctgtgtgtatatatatattttttttttttgcgccaCAGTGTTGTGCCTCTAAGCTCTGAGCCTCACTCTCTAGACCTTTGTGAGGTGTTTGTTTtgtatgcttatttttttttaatatttattttttagttggacacaatacctttatttatttttatgtggtgcgaggattgaacccagggcctctcatgtgctaggcgaatgctctactactaagccacaacctcagcccatgtttgcttattttttttgaatggatttttttttttttttttttaaggtttagaTGGgcgcagaatacctttatttttatgcagtgctgaggagcgaacccagtgcctcacacatgctgggcaggcACTCttgacactgagccacaaccccaacccttatttatgtatgtatgtatgtatctatttatttattttactgcgTCCTTGCACCATCTAAGGCTCTTAGACATATTACTACCAgctttttttcaaattaaattttaaaagatgaggTTGATACTTTGGCTTACTCTTGATTGATGTTTTCAGGCAAGAGGAGGAacgacgcagaagggaggaagagatgATGATTCGCCAACGTGAGATGGAAGAACAAATGAGACGCCAAAGAGAAGAAAGTTATAGCCGGATGGGCTACATGGATCCAGTAAGTTAGGGTTTGTTGGCATTCTAATTGGGAGTTGTTTATAGAACTTGTAGGTACCTAAGGTGAAATTTGACtcagttgaataaaaaaaaaatcatacaatataGTCATTTTCTACCTTAAAATCTTGGCCATGGGCAGTGgcacatatctataatcccagtggcttgggagactgaggcaggaggatcatgagttcaaagccagccataaCAGTGAGGCTATAAggcactcagtgagatcctgtctctatataaaatacaaacagggctggggaatgtggctcagtggtcaagggcaCCCGAGTTCATTCCCCCCGTAAAGCCAGGCCCCCCCCAAGTAGTTACTTacaaaatatatctatatatgttgTTTTGGCCGATCt is a window encoding:
- the Sfpq gene encoding splicing factor, proline- and glutamine-rich isoform X1 → MSRDRFRSRGGGGGGFHRRGGGGGRGGLHDFRSPPPGMGLNQNRGPMGPGPGGPKPPIPPPPPHQQQQQQPPPQQQPPPQQPPPHQQPPPHQPPHQQPPPPPQDSSKPVVPQGPGPATGVGSAPPASGSAPPATPPTTGAPPGPGPTPTPPPAVTSAPPGAPPPAPPTSGVPTTPPQAGGPPPPPAGGPGSGPKQGPGPGGPKGGKLPGGPKPGGGPGLSAPGGHPKPPHRGGGEPRGGRQHHPPYHQQHHQGPPPGGPGGRSEEKISDSEGFKANLSLLRRPGEKTYTQRCRLFVGNLPADITEDEFKRLFAKYGEPGEVFINKGKGFGFIKLESRALAEIAKAELDDTPMRGRQLRVRFATHAAALSVRNLSPYVSNELLEEAFSQFGPIERAVVIVDDRGRSTGKGIVEFASKPAARKAFERCSEGVFLLTTTPRPVIVEPLEQLDDEDGLPEKLAQKNPMYQKERETPPRFAQHGTFEYEYSQRWKSLDEMEKQQREQVEKNMKDAKDKLESEMEDAYHEHQANLLRQDLMRRQEELRRMEELHNQEMQKRKEMQLRQEEERRRREEEMMIRQREMEEQMRRQREESYSRMGYMDPRERDMRMGGGGAMNMGDPYGSGGQKFPPLGGGGGIGYEANPGVPPATMSGSMMGSDMRTERFGQGGAGPVGGQGPRGMGPGTPAGYGRGREEYEGPNKKPRF
- the Sfpq gene encoding splicing factor, proline- and glutamine-rich isoform X2, which gives rise to MSRDRFRSRGGGGGGFHRRGGGGGRGGLHDFRSPPPGMGLNQNRGPMGPGPGGPKPPIPPPPPHQQQQQQPPPQQQPPPQQPPPHQQPPPHQPPHQQPPPPPQDSSKPVVPQGPGPATGVGSAPPASGSAPPATPPTTGAPPGPGPTPTPPPAVTSAPPGAPPPAPPTSGVPTTPPQAGGPPPPPAGGPGSGPKQGPGPGGPKGGKLPGGPKPGGGPGLSAPGGHPKPPHRGGGEPRGGRQHHPPYHQQHHQGPPPGGPGGRSEEKISDSEGFKANLSLLRRPGEKTYTQRCRLFVGNLPADITEDEFKRLFAKYGEPGEVFINKGKGFGFIKLESRALAEIAKAELDDTPMRGRQLRVRFATHAAALSVRNLSPYVSNELLEEAFSQFGPIERAVVIVDDRGRSTGKGIVEFASKPAARKAFERCSEGVFLLTTTPRPVIVEPLEQLDDEDGLPEKLAQKNPMYQKERETPPRFAQHGTFEYEYSQRWKSLDEMEKQQREQVEKNMKDAKDKLESEMEDAYHEHQANLLRQDLMRRQEELRRMEELHNQEMQKRKEMQLRQEEERRRREEEMMIRQREMEEQMRRQREESYSRMGYMDPRERDMRMGGGGAMNMGDPYGSGGQKFPPLGGGGGIGYEANPGVPPATMSGSMMGSDMVRMVDVG